In the uncultured Methanobacterium sp. genome, one interval contains:
- a CDS encoding zinc-ribbon domain-containing protein, with amino-acid sequence MVLCPNCGTENEEDSKFCQSCGQEIIKKSDSESIEEKSSTLLIVLGYILSILGIFSMGILSVIGLIIGIVLYRRGGKDKTHGIIITAISVIILLLVIVAIGGLLVYRAYFYSPV; translated from the coding sequence ATGGTATTATGCCCTAATTGTGGAACGGAAAACGAAGAAGACTCTAAATTCTGTCAAAGTTGCGGCCAAGAGATTATTAAAAAATCCGATAGTGAAAGCATTGAAGAGAAATCCAGCACATTACTCATTGTTTTAGGTTATATCCTTTCTATTTTGGGCATATTCTCCATGGGCATACTTTCAGTCATCGGTCTTATAATCGGAATTGTCCTCTATCGTAGAGGCGGCAAAGATAAAACTCATGGTATTATTATTACTGCAATTTCAGTGATAATCCTTTTACTGGTTATTGTGGCTATTGGGGGCCTTTTAGTCTATCGGGCCTACTTCTACAGTCCGGTATGA
- the aroC gene encoding chorismate synthase, with translation MAGNTIGNLFKVTTFGSSHGTALGAVIDGCPAGLELSSEDIQRELDRRRPGTSKITTPRGETDQVEVLSGIFEGKTDGTPITGVVYNKDADSSAYEPFRNKPRPGHGDYTWTAKYGFYDYRGGGRGSGRNTIGHVIGGAVAKKLLEQLDIKVVSHVTQVGDVKAQHVAYSNIEEYAGQNMVRCADQKAAKIMEDKIMDAKEKGDSVGGVVETIAFGVPAGLGEPVFDKLDADLAKALMGIGAVKGVEIGFGFQLAESTASVTNDEYYLEGEQIKTTTNTSGGIVGGISNGMPIVTRMAVKPTPSISTIQKTVDLEKMEETEIQIKGRHDPCICPRVTPVAESAVAMVLADHLLRSGYINPRHV, from the coding sequence ATGGCCGGAAACACCATAGGGAATTTATTTAAGGTAACCACCTTCGGGTCCAGCCACGGCACTGCACTGGGGGCAGTGATTGATGGTTGCCCGGCGGGTTTGGAACTATCATCTGAGGATATACAAAGGGAACTGGATCGCAGGAGGCCAGGGACCAGTAAAATCACCACTCCCCGGGGAGAAACTGACCAGGTTGAAGTTTTATCCGGGATATTTGAGGGTAAAACAGATGGCACGCCCATAACTGGTGTGGTGTACAATAAAGATGCTGATTCATCTGCATATGAGCCCTTCCGTAATAAGCCAAGGCCCGGTCACGGTGATTACACCTGGACTGCCAAGTACGGTTTTTATGATTACCGTGGCGGTGGCCGTGGTAGTGGCCGTAACACCATTGGTCATGTGATTGGTGGAGCAGTGGCCAAAAAGCTCCTGGAACAACTGGATATCAAGGTGGTTTCCCACGTAACCCAGGTGGGTGATGTGAAGGCCCAACACGTTGCTTACAGCAACATTGAAGAGTATGCGGGGCAGAACATGGTGCGTTGCGCTGATCAGAAGGCTGCAAAAATCATGGAAGATAAGATCATGGATGCCAAGGAAAAAGGAGATTCTGTTGGTGGTGTGGTGGAAACCATAGCATTTGGTGTTCCTGCGGGGTTAGGAGAACCGGTTTTTGATAAACTCGACGCAGATCTAGCCAAGGCACTAATGGGAATTGGAGCTGTCAAAGGTGTGGAAATTGGATTTGGCTTCCAGTTAGCTGAATCCACGGCCAGTGTCACCAATGATGAGTACTACTTAGAAGGAGAACAGATCAAAACCACTACCAATACCAGTGGTGGTATTGTGGGTGGAATATCCAATGGCATGCCCATTGTAACTCGAATGGCAGTCAAGCCCACTCCCTCCATCAGTACGATCCAAAAAACAGTTGATCTGGAGAAGATGGAAGAAACTGAGATCCAGATAAAAGGCCGTCATGACCCTTGCATCTGTCCCAGAGTCACTCCAGTGGCTGAATCTGCTGTAGCCATGGTTTTAGCAGATCATCTTCTTAGATCTGGTTATATAAATCCCAGACATGTATGA
- a CDS encoding SAM-dependent methyltransferase — MEKRIENKISRTAEFTCLIRTFSFHEKSPQYKSFDNIAPKLIPKFFSPVFKIDFLRNIFKKRFFPPGMYEYVIARTKFIDAVFQGAIANDFDQILIFGAGFDSRGIRFQGLNQKTVFFELDAPVTQRSKIDQLKKRGVVINPNIVFISIDFNKESLKDKLSEYGFDRNKKSLFILEGLTMYLDSEAIDNTFNIINEFAGAGSEIVFDYVYSSVLRGENLYYGESEVFKGVKKENEPWSFGIEKGELGLFLENKNLKLIRSLTSEDLEREFFNDEDGNIIGKVNGTHCIAYVRK; from the coding sequence ATGGAGAAAAGAATCGAAAACAAGATTTCAAGAACTGCTGAATTTACCTGTTTAATAAGAACCTTCTCTTTTCATGAAAAATCACCCCAATATAAGAGTTTTGATAATATAGCTCCTAAATTGATCCCTAAATTCTTTTCACCTGTTTTTAAAATTGATTTTCTAAGAAATATTTTTAAAAAGAGATTTTTCCCTCCAGGTATGTATGAATATGTAATTGCCAGAACAAAGTTCATTGATGCTGTTTTTCAAGGGGCAATTGCCAATGATTTTGATCAAATATTGATATTCGGTGCTGGATTTGATTCCAGGGGAATTCGGTTTCAAGGCTTAAACCAGAAAACTGTATTTTTCGAATTGGACGCTCCAGTTACACAAAGATCAAAAATTGATCAACTTAAAAAGAGGGGAGTTGTAATAAATCCAAACATAGTCTTTATTTCCATTGATTTTAATAAAGAATCCCTTAAAGACAAATTATCGGAATATGGGTTTGATAGAAATAAAAAATCCCTATTTATTCTGGAAGGGTTAACCATGTATCTGGACAGTGAGGCCATTGATAATACTTTTAATATAATAAATGAATTTGCAGGAGCAGGTAGTGAAATTGTTTTTGATTACGTGTATTCCTCTGTTTTGAGGGGTGAAAATCTTTACTACGGTGAATCTGAAGTTTTCAAAGGGGTTAAAAAAGAAAATGAACCCTGGTCTTTTGGAATAGAAAAAGGGGAACTGGGATTATTTTTAGAAAATAAAAATCTTAAGTTAATACGAAGTTTAACCTCCGAAGACTTAGAAAGAGAATTTTTTAATGATGAAGATGGAAACATAATAGGAAAAGTTAATGGCACACATTGCATTGCTTACGTGAGGAAATAA
- a CDS encoding GNAT family protein: MIIKCDTCLLREWKSSDVTSLVANANNSRIATNMRDGFPYPYTPEHGEAWINVACSDDPQHNFAIAINNQAVGGIGLAPGSDIERISAELGYWLGENYWGKGITSSAIKGILEYGFNQLGFERIFAKPFEHNTASRRVLERNNFIHEGILKRSVIKHDKIYNQALYAITKS; this comes from the coding sequence ATGATAATTAAGTGTGATACATGTCTTTTAAGAGAATGGAAGTCTTCGGATGTTACTAGTTTAGTAGCCAATGCCAACAACTCCCGTATTGCCACTAACATGAGGGATGGCTTCCCCTATCCATACACCCCAGAGCACGGTGAAGCATGGATCAATGTGGCCTGCAGTGATGATCCACAACATAATTTCGCCATTGCCATTAACAACCAGGCAGTGGGAGGCATAGGGCTTGCTCCGGGTAGTGATATAGAACGAATATCAGCCGAACTCGGCTACTGGTTAGGTGAAAATTATTGGGGTAAAGGAATAACTTCCTCTGCCATAAAAGGAATTCTAGAATACGGATTCAACCAATTAGGATTTGAAAGGATATTTGCCAAACCATTTGAACATAACACGGCTTCCCGGAGAGTGTTGGAGAGAAATAATTTCATCCATGAAGGTATTTTAAAAAGAAGTGTTATTAAACATGATAAAATCTATAACCAGGCATTATATGCTATTACAAAATCATGA
- a CDS encoding endonuclease III domain-containing protein, producing MNESIIFKIYEKLYHIYGPQGWWPLMDLETENPDKTGATRGYHPLNYDLPRTPEQKYEIILGTILTQNTAWTSAEKALENLKKLDVIHPERLLLLDDEILKGAVRPAGFLNQKSVYLRNISQFFLSLKDKTPTRKDILKVKGVGNETADSILLYAYRKPEFVVDAYTKRIFSHLRLVDEKISYMDLKKLFENNLPENVPIYQEYHALIVEHAKRHYSKKPYSEILDIKKG from the coding sequence ATGAACGAATCAATAATTTTCAAGATATATGAAAAACTTTACCATATTTATGGTCCCCAGGGATGGTGGCCATTGATGGACTTAGAAACTGAAAATCCAGATAAAACCGGGGCTACCCGAGGTTATCATCCATTAAATTATGATTTACCCCGAACACCAGAACAGAAGTATGAAATTATTTTAGGCACTATTTTAACCCAGAATACTGCCTGGACCTCTGCTGAAAAGGCCCTAGAAAATCTGAAAAAACTGGACGTGATTCATCCAGAAAGATTGCTTTTACTGGATGATGAAATATTAAAGGGTGCTGTGCGTCCTGCAGGATTTTTAAACCAGAAATCAGTTTACCTTAGGAATATAAGTCAATTTTTCCTGTCACTAAAAGATAAAACACCCACTCGAAAAGATATTTTGAAAGTAAAGGGTGTTGGAAATGAGACTGCAGATTCCATATTACTATATGCCTACAGGAAACCGGAATTCGTGGTTGATGCCTACACCAAAAGGATTTTCAGCCATTTGAGACTGGTGGATGAAAAAATAAGCTATATGGACTTGAAAAAGCTTTTTGAAAATAATCTACCGGAAAACGTGCCTATCTATCAGGAATATCATGCTTTGATAGTGGAACACGCCAAAAGACATTACAGTAAAAAACCCTACAGTGAAATTTTGGATATTAAAAAAGGGTGA
- a CDS encoding PAS domain S-box protein, translated as MGDVEIFLVGADALTSDTKPVLESLGYSVSHSTSIVDAITDLHEDLMPDLILIDVGMGTDPHDIEVLKEIKTPNMPGIFLIFDSEDVKVQNNLTEHYSYLIKPYEAEELKYAIEIAIYKNKIKNKIKNEFKDSENYYKAIFEHTGTATVIIEEDTTISLANSEFESLSGYAREEIEGKKSWTEFVDKDDLERMKEYHRLRRVGPGLAPLIYDFRFIDRNGDVKNIHLDIGLIPDTKKSVGSLLDITELKNTEEALKKSEEKYRSVLDNMVEGCQIIGFNWRYLYVNEAVARHGRFKKDELLGHTMMEMYPGIEDTELCDVLKRCMKERTSNHFDNKFTYPDGTLGWFELRVHPASEGIFILSIDITERVKRQEEILFKNTLLEEKIKRQQKKLGYLEKD; from the coding sequence ATGGGTGATGTGGAAATCTTTTTAGTGGGGGCCGATGCTTTAACATCAGACACTAAACCTGTTTTAGAATCTTTGGGGTATTCTGTTTCTCATAGTACTAGTATTGTGGATGCTATTACAGATTTGCATGAGGATTTGATGCCCGATCTTATTTTGATAGATGTGGGTATGGGAACCGATCCCCATGATATTGAAGTATTAAAGGAAATAAAAACTCCCAATATGCCGGGCATATTTTTAATTTTTGATTCTGAAGATGTCAAGGTTCAGAATAATTTAACAGAACATTACAGCTATTTAATTAAACCGTATGAAGCTGAAGAATTAAAATATGCTATTGAAATTGCTATTTATAAAAATAAGATTAAAAATAAGATTAAAAATGAATTTAAAGATTCAGAAAATTATTATAAGGCTATTTTTGAACATACAGGAACCGCAACTGTAATTATTGAAGAAGATACTACTATCTCTCTGGCCAACAGTGAATTTGAAAGCTTGAGTGGTTATGCGCGTGAAGAAATTGAAGGTAAGAAGAGCTGGACTGAGTTTGTGGATAAAGATGATCTTGAAAGAATGAAGGAATATCATCGTTTACGTAGAGTTGGCCCTGGTTTAGCACCATTAATTTATGATTTTAGATTCATTGACAGGAATGGTGATGTTAAAAATATCCATTTGGATATTGGCTTGATTCCCGACACCAAAAAGAGTGTTGGGTCTCTTTTAGATATAACTGAACTAAAAAATACTGAAGAAGCCCTTAAAAAAAGTGAAGAGAAATATCGAAGTGTTCTTGATAATATGGTGGAGGGTTGCCAGATTATTGGTTTCAACTGGCGCTATCTTTATGTCAATGAGGCGGTTGCCAGGCATGGGCGCTTTAAAAAGGATGAACTTTTGGGTCATACCATGATGGAGATGTATCCTGGTATTGAAGATACTGAGTTATGTGATGTTTTGAAGCGTTGTATGAAAGAACGCACTTCAAATCACTTTGATAATAAATTTACATACCCTGATGGCACTTTAGGTTGGTTTGAACTCCGAGTTCACCCGGCTTCTGAGGGAATATTTATTCTCTCCATTGATATCACCGAACGTGTTAAAAGGCAGGAGGAGATTTTATTTAAAAACACTCTTCTGGAGGAAAAAATTAAAAGACAACAGAAAAAACTGGGTTACTTGGAAAAAGATTAG
- the hemB gene encoding porphobilinogen synthase, which produces MQFPTRRMRRLRKTPQIRKILQETTLNAEDFIYPLFIKEELEEGSGEHIDTMPGQYRYSLEDAVDEAKRLEKLGLQSVLLFGMPEEKDELGTSAYATDGIVQQTVRRLKAETDLVVITDVCLCQYTTHGHCGIVEKGEILNDESLRLLAKTALSHAEAGADIVAPSDMMDGRVEAIREMLDDGGFQDTLIMSYAAKYASSFYAPFRDAVCSAPSFGDRKTHQMNPSNIEEALLEVELDLNEGADIVIIKPAMAYLDVIHQVKEEFRMPTAAYQVSGEYSMLRAGIDAEYLTNDAIYESLLSIKRAGADLIISHFAPDFLEGKLDEGC; this is translated from the coding sequence ATGCAATTTCCAACCCGTCGCATGCGCAGACTTAGAAAAACCCCCCAGATAAGGAAAATCCTCCAAGAAACAACTTTAAATGCCGAAGATTTCATTTATCCCCTGTTTATAAAAGAAGAACTGGAAGAAGGGTCCGGGGAACACATTGATACCATGCCAGGGCAGTATCGTTACAGTTTGGAGGATGCAGTAGATGAAGCAAAACGGCTGGAAAAATTGGGACTTCAATCAGTTCTGTTATTTGGAATGCCTGAAGAGAAGGATGAACTGGGAACATCAGCTTATGCCACTGATGGTATAGTTCAGCAAACTGTCCGGCGCTTGAAAGCAGAGACTGATCTGGTGGTCATCACCGATGTCTGTCTCTGCCAGTACACCACCCATGGTCACTGTGGAATAGTGGAAAAAGGAGAGATCCTCAACGATGAAAGTCTACGTTTACTGGCTAAAACCGCTCTTTCTCATGCGGAAGCCGGTGCAGATATAGTGGCCCCATCAGATATGATGGATGGTAGGGTGGAAGCCATTCGTGAAATGTTAGATGATGGAGGGTTCCAGGACACACTGATCATGTCTTACGCTGCTAAGTACGCATCAAGTTTCTATGCACCATTCCGGGATGCAGTTTGCTCGGCACCATCATTTGGGGATCGTAAAACACACCAGATGAACCCCTCCAACATTGAGGAAGCTCTACTAGAGGTGGAATTAGATCTCAATGAAGGAGCAGATATTGTAATAATCAAACCAGCCATGGCATATCTGGACGTGATTCATCAAGTTAAGGAAGAGTTCAGGATGCCTACCGCCGCATACCAGGTTAGTGGAGAGTATTCCATGCTTAGAGCAGGAATTGATGCAGAATACCTTACTAATGACGCCATTTATGAGTCGTTACTGTCCATTAAACGAGCTGGAGCAGATTTAATCATATCCCACTTCGCCCCTGACTTTCTGGAAGGAAAACTGGATGAAGGCTGTTAA
- a CDS encoding triphosphoribosyl-dephospho-CoA synthase, producing MESSYVAKCAQIASVLEVSGHPKPGNVHRTRNFSDMVFEDFLLSGIAIGKTMEKAAERGFKYHNRSEKWDKIGLGELILEAVTETDHWVANNTNLGIVMLLTPISVAAGMFDDINSFREIIDQIMRSTTPEDAVNLYRAINIAAAGGMGQQDDLDVSAESSLQKLRDDNVNMFSVLEMSSEWDKLSYELTHKMPVTFEIGYPTFKKVKSEYETNQATVQTFLTILSQVPDTLISRKFGDHKAEEVRASAKSILEEGGILTKKGIYSVEKFDQELISNGLNPGTTADFTAASIMIAYLDGYNDYKVKLQ from the coding sequence TTGGAATCCAGTTATGTTGCAAAATGCGCCCAGATAGCTTCTGTGCTTGAAGTGAGCGGTCATCCAAAACCAGGTAATGTACACCGCACCCGGAACTTCTCCGATATGGTCTTTGAGGATTTTCTTCTCAGTGGAATAGCCATTGGGAAGACCATGGAAAAAGCAGCAGAAAGAGGGTTTAAATACCATAACCGGTCCGAAAAATGGGATAAAATTGGATTAGGTGAGCTGATTCTTGAGGCAGTGACTGAAACCGACCATTGGGTGGCCAACAACACCAACCTGGGTATTGTAATGTTACTCACTCCTATTTCGGTAGCCGCCGGCATGTTCGACGATATAAATAGTTTCCGGGAGATAATTGACCAGATCATGAGATCCACCACCCCTGAAGATGCAGTTAACCTTTACCGGGCCATTAACATTGCCGCTGCAGGGGGAATGGGCCAACAGGATGACCTGGATGTGTCAGCAGAAAGCTCCCTCCAGAAATTACGGGATGATAATGTGAACATGTTCAGCGTGCTGGAGATGTCATCAGAATGGGACAAACTGTCATACGAACTAACCCATAAAATGCCAGTTACCTTCGAAATTGGGTATCCTACCTTTAAAAAAGTTAAATCAGAATATGAAACCAATCAAGCCACAGTGCAGACATTTTTAACCATTTTATCACAGGTTCCAGATACCCTTATAAGCCGCAAGTTCGGAGACCATAAGGCAGAGGAAGTTAGGGCTAGTGCAAAATCTATATTGGAAGAAGGTGGAATATTAACCAAGAAGGGAATATATTCTGTGGAAAAATTCGACCAGGAACTGATAAGCAATGGTTTAAACCCAGGCACCACTGCAGATTTCACTGCTGCATCTATTATGATTGCTTATCTTGATGGTTATAATGATTATAAAGTTAAGCTTCAATGA